The following proteins are co-located in the Myxocyprinus asiaticus isolate MX2 ecotype Aquarium Trade chromosome 18, UBuf_Myxa_2, whole genome shotgun sequence genome:
- the LOC127455919 gene encoding membrane protein MLC1-like yields the protein MDFRMQREEASAQEVFSYAQMSTLERNSGIGTLSRHLERERLERDRYIVDVRNSDLQQDKPGPLHPCFSYRVWLYSVVKGSSLLIVAASSLYIGNVFPAAMDYLRCAAGSMKPLAGLTLTLCLAFRISEYTSSSGELHYCQEQTSCTCY from the exons ATGGATTTTAGGATGCAACGAGAGGAGGCATCAGCCCAGGAGGTGTTCAGCTATGCCCAGATGTCCACCCTGGAGCGAAACAGTGGGATAGGGACGCTGAGTCGgcatctggagagagagaggttgGAGAGAGACCGCTACATAGTAGATGTAAGGAATAGTGACCTACAGCAGGATAAGCCCGGGCCATTACATCCCTGCTTTAGCTACAGAGTGTGGCTTTACAGTGTCGTCAAAGGG AGTAGCTTGCTGATAGTGGCAGCTTCCTCTCTCTACATAGGTAATGTGTTTCCAGCTGCAATGGACTACCTGCGTTGTGCTGCTGGATCT ATGAAGCCATTGGCCGGTTTGACGTTGACATTATGCTTGGCTTTCCGGATTTCAGAGTATACCAGCAGCAGTGGTGAGCTTCACTATTGCCAAGAACAGACAAGTTGca CTTGCTATTAG
- the LOC127455923 gene encoding membrane protein MLC1-like, with amino-acid sequence MQVIEVIVGISAVFGGIISLNLGALLPEPYLSVTFFWIQVACFPSAIASHVVAEYPSKGLVEMLIAISSVTSPLLFSASGFLSNSVINFIEIFLHELPLAKQSYDILQLVLMGLLLVQAQEPSLHGSN; translated from the exons ATGCAGGTAATTGAGGTTATAGTGGGCATCTCTGCTGTATTTGGAGGAATTATTTCTCTCAATTTGGGCGCTCTGCTCCCAGAACCATACCTCTCTGTCACTTTCTTCTGGATTCAGGTAGCT TGTTTTCCCAGTGCCATTGCCAGCCATGTGGTGGCAGAATACCCCAGCAAGGGTCTG GTGGAAATGCTGATTGCTATAAGTAGTGTGACCTCACCACTCCTTTTCTCAGCCTCTGGATTCTTGTCTAACAGCGTGATCAATTTTATAGAGATCTTTCTGCATGAACTACCATTAGCGAAA CAATCATATGACATACTGCAGCTTGTTCTGATGGGGCTACTGCTGGTGCAGGCACAAGAGCCGTCTCTGCATGGGAGCAACTGA
- the LOC127455898 gene encoding pannexin-2-like, producing the protein MQNILEQNLDMATALLAGEKLKELILPGSTQDEKSGVLAGLMVQLKLELPFDRVVTIGTVIIPILLVTLVFTRNFAEESIYCYTPHNFTRDQALYARGYCWTELRDAVPGVDPELRPSLFEHKFLPYALLAFAGIMYIPALGWEFLASTRLTSELNFLLQEIDNCYHRAAEGRAPKIEKQIQSKGPGITERERREIIENAEKEKSPEQNLFEKYLERRGQNNFLAKLYLARHLAIICLSSIPITYLSTYYARQRQNEFTCALGEPPDTSSIPELRLSVNCKLPAVQLQRIMAAVDIALLCTMNLIILLNLLHLFVVRKSNFVFDKLHKVGIKTRRRWQKSQFCDINILAMFCNENRDHIKSLNRLDFITNESDLMYDNVVRQLLAALAQSNHDATPTVRDSGIQTVDPSMDPSVLGVGELGGEPSVIKRPRKKIKWIPTSNPLPQSFKEPLTLTRLENSIKAEKPKPVRRKTESIIAPILDSKSTQYPPTNKAAETYNVEKKHTLNLTLDVHPYMLTIQKAKAETVNPEPPPVEHSLNNVYIEGPHTVVHVSSSLTENKESPPLSTTAFSTATLSTTSYMNGGSTNLTPLDSPKVKNPLNQGAEPESQPGPFSRNPSHPLLSIHHSLYEEEEEQSRRDRLARPGELIAAGEC; encoded by the exons ATGCAGAATATCCTCGAGCAGAACTTGGACATGGCCACAGCTCTGCTTGCGGGTGAAAAGCTGAAGGAGTTGATCCTGCCAGGTTCCACCCAAGATGAGAAAAGTGGGGTACTCGCTGGTCTCATGGTGCAGCTCAAACTAGAGTTGCCCTTTGACCGGGTCGTAACCATTGGAACTGTCATCATCCCTATACTGCTGGTCACATTAGTGTTCACACGGAACTTTGCAG AGGAATCAATATATTGCTACACCCCACACAACTTCACACGAGATCAGGCCCTATATGCCAGAGGCTACTGCTGGACAGAGCTGCGGGATGCAGTGCCCGGTGTTGACCCTGAACTCCGGCCCTCCCTGTTCGAGCACAAGTTTCTGCCTTATGCTCTGCTGGCCTTCGCAGGCATAATGTACATACCTGCCCTGGGATGGGAGTTCCTGGCCTCCACTCGCCTCACCTCTGAGCTCAACTTCCTCCTTCAAGAGATCGATAACTGCTACCACAGGGCAGCCGAGGGCCGAGCACCCAAGATTGAGAAGCAGATCCAGTCCAAAGGGCCGGGGATTACGGAACGCGAACGACGGGAGATCATTGAGAATGCTGAGAAGGAGAAGAGCCCTGAGCAGAACCTGTTTGAAAAGTATCTAGAACGGCGAGGGCAGAATAATTTTCTGGCTAAGCTGTACCTGGCACGGCATTTAGCCATCATCTGCCTCAGCTCAATCCCCATAACTTACTTGAGTACTTACTATGCCCGTCAGAGGCAGAACGAGTTCACATGTGCCCTGGGTGAGCCACCAGACACTAGCAGCATTCCTGAACTCCGGTTGAGTGTTAATTGCAAGCTGCCAGCTGTGCAGCTCCAGCGCATTATGGCTGCAGTGGATATCGCCTTGCTTTGTACTATGAACCTCATTATCCTTTTGAACTTACTTCATTTGTTTGTGGTGCGCAAGTCCAACTTTGTATTCGACAAGCTGCACAAAGTAGGCATTAAAACACGCAGGCGCTGGCAGAAGTCACAGTTTTGTGACATCAATATTCTAGCCATGTTCTGTAATGAGAACAGAGACCACATTAAGTCTCTCAACAGACTGGATTTCATCACTAATGAGAGTGACCTTATGTATGATAATGTGGTACGGCAGCTGTTGGCAGCATTAGCTCAGTCCAACCACGATGCCACTCCGACAGTGAGAGACTCTGGTATCCAGACTGTTGACCCCAGTATGGACCCGTCTGTACTTGGAGTCGGAGAGCTGGGTGGAGAGCCCTCAGTAATCAAAAGACCCCGCAAGAAGATCAAATGGATCCCTACATCTAACCCTTTGCCACAGTCCTTTAAA GAACCCCTCACTTTAACCAGATTGGAAAATAGTATAAAGGCAGAAAAACCTAAACCAGTGCGGAGGAAGACTGAAAGCATTATTGCTCCAATTCTGGACAGTAAGAGCACACAATATCCTCCTACTAACAAAG CTGCAGAAACATATAATGTAGAGAAAAAACACACCCTTAATCTCACGCTGGATGTTCATCCTTACATGCTAACCATCCAGAAAGCAAAAGCAGAAACGGTGAACCCAGAGCCACCCCCTGTTGAGCACTCtcttaataatgtgtatattGAGGGCCCACATACAGTTGTCCACGTCTCCTCTTCTCTAACTG AGAATAAAGAGTCTCCTCCACTGTCCACCACCGCCTTCTCCACAGCCACACTCTCCACAACATCCTATATGAATGGTGGTTCAACAAATCTGACCCCTCTGGACTCCCCAAAGGTCAAGAATCCTCTCAATCAGGGGGCCGAACCTGAGAGCCAACCTGGGCCTTTTAGCAGAAACCCCTCGCACCCGCTACTGAGCATCCATCACTCCTTgtatgaggaagaggaggagcaaAGCAGAAGGGACAGACTAGCCAGACCTGGCGAACTGATTGCTGCTGGAGAGTGCTGA